From the genome of Thermoflexus sp.:
GCGGATCACCCGAACTTCCGGGAATTCCTGCTCCACCATATCCGGGCTGCCGTCGATCGAGGCGTTGTCCACCACACAGATCTCAAAAGTAACGCCCTGACTGGCCCGCACGGTCTGAAGGCAGCGCCGGAGCAATTCCCGCGTGTTGTAGTTGACGATCACCACTCCGACATCCAGATCGGGCATCGTTAGAAGCCTCACTGGATAGCTTGCTGGCAAGCGCCCGCTATGGCTTCCGGCAGGAGTTGCCTCTCACAAAACCCATCCCGGAGAGATGCCTTGCGGATCAGATCGAACGCCTCCTCATGATTCCGAAGCGCGGCATCCCCCCGCTCTACCGCAGCTCACCCACCACCACCAGCCGGTGGGTGTCCACGAGATAAGGATAACAGGTGATCAGGGTGACCACCGGGTCGCGGGTCGGCGCCATCACCTCGACCTGAGTGGGAAGAACGATTTGCTTCTGGACCACCACATAGCGATAAGCCTGGCCTCCAGCGTAAACCCAGATCTCATCCCCTGGCCGGAGCTTCTCCAGATCGCGGAAGATTTCCCCATAGATGTCGTTGTGGGCCGCCAGCACCATATTCCCTCGCTCGCCCGGATTGGCGGTCCCCGGATGATGACCCACCCCTTTCTTCAGCGCCTCCCAATCCGTCCCCGGGACGATGGGGGCGTCCACACCGATGGCTGGGATCACGATGCGGGTGGGGCTGCGAGGGCCGGGGGTGATGGGCGCCGGCGTGGGGAGCGCTGCCACCAGCGCCCGCAGGTGCTCCGGGATTTCCTCGGGGTTCGGGGCAGGCCCTCCCGGCGCAGTCGGCGGGCGGTGCCCGCCCGGCAGGACCACCGCCTGAATCAGGGGCGTCGGCGAGGGGGTGATCCGGGCCGCCACCGCCTCCGACTGCATCCCCCGCATGGTCTGCCAGGAAAACAGGAGCAACGCCATCGCGCCCGCCACCGCCGCGATCTCGATCGCCAGCAACAGACGGTCCCTCCATGCGGACCACGAGGGACGGGGAAGGCGAACTCGAAAGCGGGGTCGGCGTTCCTCCCATTCCACTTCGGAGTGATAGACCGGATCCGGAGGAAGCGACGAGGGCTCCGGGGCCGCCGGCGGAGGAGGAGCGGAAGACTCTACCGGCAGACGGCCCTCCTGGATCCAGCGCTTCAGGCGGACCTCCCGTCGCTTGAGCGCCAGCGCTCGCTCGAGATCCTCAATCCGCGGCTCTTTCCCCATATCGCCTCACCGGCCCGAAACAACCTTTGTGTCAGCCCTCGGGCTGTGGGAAGGGAGATGCGTATCACCTCATGCCGGGGAGTTCCCCCGGTCCAGAATCCGATCTTCCAGGCGCATATACCCCCGGATGAGATGACCCAGGGCGAACCGGATGGGTTCCGGAGGCCATGGGATCACCCGCCGGTTCACAAAGAAGAGATCCGTGAGGGCCGTCCGACGCTCCAGGATCAGATCCCGCACGATTTGACCGTTCATCGTAGTCAGGGCGACCCCATGGCCGATGCATCCCAGGGTGTAAACGGCGCGGCGATCCCCCAGGAAACCGATGGCCGGGGCCATGTCGACGGTCACCGAGACCGGCCCACCCCATCGGTATTCGATCCGCACCCCGCGCAGGGATGGGAAAACCCGGGGGATGTAGGCTTCCAGCTCCCGGAAAACCCGCTCGTTCTCATCCAGGTCCATCTGTTTACCGAAAGGAACGCCCACATCGCCCCCGCCCATTAACAACCGGTTGTCCGGCGTCAGGCGATAATAGTGAACCAGGTTGCGGGCGTCCTCGATCCCCTGTCGATTCCGCCAGCCGATGGGCTCGAGCCGATCCGCAGACAGAGGCTCCGTTAACACGATATACGTGAACGCGGGAACCTGCTTGCGCCGGAGAGGCGGGAGCAAGTGTGAGTACGCATTGGTCGCGAACACGATCTTCTCCGCATGCACAACCCCTTGAGGCGTGCGCAGCTGAAAACCGTCCGGGCGTCGCTCGATGGAGCGGACTGGGGTTCCCTCATAGATGCGAACGCCCAGGCCTTCCGCCGCCCGCTTTAAACCGCGAACGTATTTCACGGGGTTCAGGAGGGCACAGCGGGGCTCCCACCATGCGCCCCGATACAGTGGGGAATGGACCTGTTCCCGAACCGCCGCCGCGTCCAGCCACTCGATCCCGGTCAAGCCGAGGCGGTGAGCGAGCTCGACCTCCTCCTGGATCCGTCGGACGTAAGCGGGGGAAGTCGCCACCCGCAGGAACCCGGGGCGCTCATAGTCGCAGTCGATGCGGTAGCGGGCGATCAGTTCCCCCACATAATCCACCGCCTGCTCCATATAGCGATGGGCCTCCGCCGCTGCCTGACGCCCGAAGCGCAGCGCGGTCAGGGAGAGGGTGAGGCCGAAGAGCGTCATCGCGAAGCCCGCGTTCCGCCCGCTGGCCCCATAGCCCACGAACGCCTGCTCCAGCACCACCACTTTCAACCCCGGCTCCGCCTCTTTCAGATGGAGGGCGGAGGATAGCCCGGCGAAGCCCGCTCCCAGGATCGCCACATCCGCGCGTTCCTCACCCACCAGAGGGGAGTTCGGCGTGTAGGGTCCGGCCGTGAGGAGCCAGAAGCTCTCAGATCCCACGGAACATCCCTCCCTGTAAACCGTTATTCCGGCCGAACGGCAACGGCGAACACCTCCCGCTCGAAAAACCAGCGGAAGGGGATCCAGCGAAAGGCGATGTGACGCAAGACGCGAAAGATCCAGCCCTCCTGCCGGTTCTGCGGCGGGGTGGCCAGCCAGACTTTGACCCGGTGGAACCCCGCCCGGCGCAAGGTCCACCACAAGCCGAGGGGGCCCTGCTCGTTCACATGGACCGCTTCATTGATCGGGACGTTGAGGGCGCGCGGGTTCGGCGGATAGAGATGTCCCAGCCCCTGAAGGGTGCGTATGAAGCGGACCAGCGGATAAGCGTAGGCGTCATACCAGCGGTTCGGCGCGGTATGGATGACCAGCATCCCTCCCGGTTTCAAGACCCGGTAAGCCTCCCGCAGGGCGAGACGAAGCTCCCATGGGAAAAGGTGCTCCACCACATCGAACATCAGCACCCGGTCGAACACCCGGCTGGCGAAGGGGAGGAACTTGGCATCGGCCTGGGCGAGGCCGGCCGGAGCCTGCAGGTCCCCTGCTCGCCGCAGGAGATCGGCCGAGAGCCGGACAGCCGCCTCCGCGTAATCGATCCCGACAGCGTAAGCCCCCAACCGGGCGCAATGGCGAACGATCTCCCCCCGCCCGCAGCCCACATCCAGCACCCGCATGCCGGGCCGGACCTCGGCCACCGCAAAGGCCGTCTGGAGCCTCCGGGAGAGATGTTCCCCCTGCGTGCGCAGGAATTCCTCATAGCCCTCACAGGCGGAGAGGAAATAATCCTCCCCATAAAGATGCGGTGGAAGAGAGGGCCCGTGATCGAACGATGGTTTCCGAATCAACGCTGCCTTCGCTCCGGAAGGGAATCTTCAAGGGGGCCGACCGCAAAAGCCCTCCAGGGAAAGCCGGCGGCGCGGCTTCTCCTCACTCATTATAGAGCAGGGTCTGCCGGCTGACCCTGAGCGATCCGCCAGCCTGCGAAGGCCACCAGCCCCCATCCCAGCAAGTATAACCACCACTGGAACTCCGCCGGGCGCGCCCGGCCGACCGCATCCAGCCCTCCGGGGAGCGCATGCAGCGCGGGAGCCATCACCGTGTAGAGGGCGATCAGCGTCCCGAGCCCCCCCGCCCCGATCGACAGCCGGTCCAGCCGGATGGACCGCCCCTCCTCGCTCCGGCGCGCCATCCGGGCGCCCACTCCCATCATCAGCGCTGCGGCCAGCATCGGCGCCCAAACCGGCCCCCACCACGGCAGAGGGATCAGAAAGAGGAGATCCCAATCCCCCAGAGAAACCGGCCATCCGATGAACACCCGGAGCCAAGCATAATACAGGATATCCCACAGGCCCCAGGCATACAGGAAGAGGCCCCAGCGGGCCGCAGGGGTGCGACCGGCCAGCGAGCCGGCTGTGAACAGCATCACCAGGGTGGCGATCTCCCGGCCCAGCTCAATCGGGGTTAGCCAATCGGGACGAACCGGCGTATCCCGCAGCAGATCCGTGATCCCATACACCTGTCGCAAATACACGACCACCGCGCTCTCCACATAGGCCATCGCGACGGTAAACAGGCTCAGGACCAGCAGGCGTTCCCTCCATCCCGACATCGGTGCCTCCTTATAGTATGGAATAGCGCAGCTGGTCTCCCCATGGGCTTCTGGGAGCGGGGCGAGGCTCTTTCAACGCTCCGCATCGCCCCTGGAAGGATTTTCCTCATGGCCTTTGGGGTTGTGAGGAGAGGGAATAGAATCGCTCACGAATGGCGTTAACCATTCGCGTAGCGCCTCCCAGATCGTCCGCGCGCACGCTTCCCAGGAGAACCGTTTCCGGTTCGCATGGCCCCGGGCGATCCGCTCCGCGCGAAAACCTGGATCCCGGGCGAGCCGTTCCAGGGCATCGATCCACGGGTCCGGATCATCGGGAGGCAAAAGGAGAGCGCCCTCCCCCGCCACCTCCCGCAGGCTCCCGTTCGGGGTGCAAAGGACCGGAACCCCACAGGCCTGGGCTTCCAGAACCGGGAACCCGAACCCTTCATACAGGGACGGAAGCAGAAAGGCCTCCGCCTGGCTCAGCAACGCGCCCCGGCTTTCATCGTCCACGTAGCCCGTCAGGATCAGGCGGCCCGCCCACATCGGATCCCGGCGCAGGCGCTCGAAGACGGGATCGGCCCACCCGGGCTTGCCGACGATCACAACCTGGCCCTCCCACCCCGCGGCTATCCGACGGGCGATGATCCGCAGGATCAGGCCGAAGTTCTTCCGGGGATGGATCGTCCCCACCGCGATCACATACGGCCGTCGGATCCCAAAACGACGAAGGATCGGCTCCGGGTCGACGGGGATCGGCGGGGGGTCGTAACCGGGATAGGCCACCACGATTTTCTCCGGAGGGATCCGATAAAAGCGGATGAGATCCATCCTCGTCGCATGGGAATCGGCGAACACCACGCGGGCGACCGCCGCGCTCCAGCGGGTGGAAAGCTCCAGATACAGCCGCTGAAGCAACGGATGGGTCTGCGGGAAATACCGGTAGCCCAGGTCGTGGATGGTGACGGCGCTCGGCGGATGATACAGGGGGATCACGTGAGCGGGGACGAAGAGCGCCGTGGGGGGATGACGGATCATCTCCCCGGAGAGACGGAGATGGGTCCACAGGCGGGGAAAGGGGAGCACCCGATGCTCCACCCATGGACCACGCGGGAAGAGCCCCGGAGGCGGAGGATCCCGGAAATACAACCGGAGGCGCACCCCTTCCGCCTCCGCCAGGGGGATAAGGGCTCGAACGACGGCCTGGGCGTATCGCTCGACCCCGGTGGGCTGGGCCAGCGTGGTCCGGCTCGCGTCGATGCCAAGGATCCGTTCCCGGGCCATATCCCGCCCTCCGACGGAGCATCCTTCCGGTGGGGAAGACCGCCGGCGATGGCCTTCCCCACCCGAAGCATAGCATGCGTTCCGATCCCACGAACCGTCGCCCGGGTTTCATTCCAACGAGTAGAATGGAACGAGGTGTGCTGTCAAGGAGGCGCCCGGTGAAAGATGAAGGGGAAAAGCCTCTGGATGGGGCTGGCTCTGGTGGCGGGCCTGGCCACGGCCTGCTCCCGGCCTACTCCGGAGCCGGCTTTCTGGACGGCCCCGTGCCCGCACCTTCCCCCTGAAACGCCGGCGCCGACCCAGACGGGAAGCCCTGGGGACGCTCCCGGCCATCCCGACGGACACCCCGGTGGGGATCGGGGATTTCATCCCGCTGTTCTTATCGGTCGCCCGGCCCGCGTCGCTGGGGATCTACCTCTATATGACAAAC
Proteins encoded in this window:
- a CDS encoding sortase; translation: MGKEPRIEDLERALALKRREVRLKRWIQEGRLPVESSAPPPPAAPEPSSLPPDPVYHSEVEWEERRPRFRVRLPRPSWSAWRDRLLLAIEIAAVAGAMALLLFSWQTMRGMQSEAVAARITPSPTPLIQAVVLPGGHRPPTAPGGPAPNPEEIPEHLRALVAALPTPAPITPGPRSPTRIVIPAIGVDAPIVPGTDWEALKKGVGHHPGTANPGERGNMVLAAHNDIYGEIFRDLEKLRPGDEIWVYAGGQAYRYVVVQKQIVLPTQVEVMAPTRDPVVTLITCYPYLVDTHRLVVVGELR
- a CDS encoding FAD-binding oxidoreductase, which codes for MGSESFWLLTAGPYTPNSPLVGEERADVAILGAGFAGLSSALHLKEAEPGLKVVVLEQAFVGYGASGRNAGFAMTLFGLTLSLTALRFGRQAAAEAHRYMEQAVDYVGELIARYRIDCDYERPGFLRVATSPAYVRRIQEEVELAHRLGLTGIEWLDAAAVREQVHSPLYRGAWWEPRCALLNPVKYVRGLKRAAEGLGVRIYEGTPVRSIERRPDGFQLRTPQGVVHAEKIVFATNAYSHLLPPLRRKQVPAFTYIVLTEPLSADRLEPIGWRNRQGIEDARNLVHYYRLTPDNRLLMGGGDVGVPFGKQMDLDENERVFRELEAYIPRVFPSLRGVRIEYRWGGPVSVTVDMAPAIGFLGDRRAVYTLGCIGHGVALTTMNGQIVRDLILERRTALTDLFFVNRRVIPWPPEPIRFALGHLIRGYMRLEDRILDRGNSPA
- a CDS encoding class I SAM-dependent methyltransferase — encoded protein: MIRKPSFDHGPSLPPHLYGEDYFLSACEGYEEFLRTQGEHLSRRLQTAFAVAEVRPGMRVLDVGCGRGEIVRHCARLGAYAVGIDYAEAAVRLSADLLRRAGDLQAPAGLAQADAKFLPFASRVFDRVLMFDVVEHLFPWELRLALREAYRVLKPGGMLVIHTAPNRWYDAYAYPLVRFIRTLQGLGHLYPPNPRALNVPINEAVHVNEQGPLGLWWTLRRAGFHRVKVWLATPPQNRQEGWIFRVLRHIAFRWIPFRWFFEREVFAVAVRPE
- a CDS encoding glycosyltransferase family 1 protein, whose translation is MARERILGIDASRTTLAQPTGVERYAQAVVRALIPLAEAEGVRLRLYFRDPPPPGLFPRGPWVEHRVLPFPRLWTHLRLSGEMIRHPPTALFVPAHVIPLYHPPSAVTIHDLGYRYFPQTHPLLQRLYLELSTRWSAAVARVVFADSHATRMDLIRFYRIPPEKIVVAYPGYDPPPIPVDPEPILRRFGIRRPYVIAVGTIHPRKNFGLILRIIARRIAAGWEGQVVIVGKPGWADPVFERLRRDPMWAGRLILTGYVDDESRGALLSQAEAFLLPSLYEGFGFPVLEAQACGVPVLCTPNGSLREVAGEGALLLPPDDPDPWIDALERLARDPGFRAERIARGHANRKRFSWEACARTIWEALREWLTPFVSDSIPSPHNPKGHEENPSRGDAER